The genomic window tttgtTTTGTTGGGTGAACTAATTGAAGGAGGGTAATTTCAGATCGGTGAGACAGTGCTCGTGAGTCGACAGAATACTCACCCACGAGAGAAATACTGCTGTTTGCGATGGACGAAAACCGGTTGCTTTCTAAGCTACCTCCGTTTTCAGTCGTGGGAGTCCCCTTGACGGACCGCAGGAATAAATGGATTACGTGGAAGCGAGGGTTTGAAATCTGTCTGCGTGCTGCCAAAATAGAAGATGGAACCGAAAAGAAAGATATGCTTCTGGCGTGCGGGTCGTTTGAGCTCCAAGAGATATTTTTCAGCATACCGGGAGCAGACGTGGCTGCGGATGCTGAGAACGAGATTGATCCCTACATGGTGGCAATGAAAAAGTTGGACGACTATTTCGCCCCCCAACGTCACGAAGCCCACGAACGTTTCCTGTTTTGGTCGATGAAACCGGAGCCGGAAGAAACATTGGAAAAGTTCCTTATGCGGGTACAGGCTCATGGAACAAAATGCAACTTTGGAAGATCGGCGTCGGAGAGCTCTGGTATTGCGATTGTTGACAAGATGCTTCAATTCGTACCAAATCAATTGCGTgcgaaattgcttcaggagaaAGATCTCACCCTGGAGGAGCTTGTTAAGCAAGTAAATGCGTATGAAACGTCACGAGTAGCCAGTGATCAGATGAGCGGAAGAGGTGTTCAGATGCAACCGAGTAGGCCAATGATGGACAACGTGCAGTTTGTAGCGGCATCCTGCAAATTCTGTGCCCGATCGCACGGGCATCAGCCTTGCCCAGCTCGTGATAAGACATGTGCGAAATGCGGCAAGCGGGGTCACTTTGCCGTGGCTTGCTATTCTCCCCCAGTGTACGCATCATCAAGCAGACAAATGCACAGCAATAAACCAAGCAGAAACCCTTCTCTAAAACGACCATATGAAGCAACAGTTCCCGCTGGTTCTGGTCCAGTGGCGAAGAAGAAAGCCATGCAATTCGCTCGGAAGATACACGCCATCGAGGGCGAGAACGAAGAGGAGAGTTTCGAACTGGTTGAGATGGTGACTTCCGGTAACGATTCAGATGAACTGATTTGGGCAAAAGTCGGCGGTGTGCTGATAGAAATGCAGATTGACTCGGGCGTCCAGTCTAACATCATTGACGACCGTACGTGGGAATCGATGATGAAGAACGGAGTCGGCATTATTGGAGATGTTCGGGAGTCGGATCGAAGGTatgaatttaaattttattttgattggttagcagattttcagccagaaattgcTGATTAATCTCCAGTTTTGTAGGTATTGGAACTTGTAAATAAGTAGGTTAATTTTCTATTTAGGTTCAAAGCTTATGCTCAAGCAGATTGCCTGAAAGTAATCGCTATGTTTGATGCAGAAATAATCATCCCGGACGGGGACAAACAACTAAAAGCCATCTCACGGTTTTATGTCGTGGAAAACGGACCACAGCCACTTCTAGGTAAGACAACAGCGAAGCAATTAGGTGTTTTGCTTGTCGGATTACCCAGCCAGCGAGAATCGGTTCATCACGTAGAAGCTTGCCGGGCATTCCCTTGCATCCGTGGAGTGAAAATTCGTATCCCCATAGATAAGTCGGTAGAACCCGTTGCCCAGCGTCTCCGACGGTTGCCTTTACCGATGTTGGACAAGGTAGACGAGAAGTTAAATGAATTGCTTTCCAAGGACATCATCGAAAAGGTGTCTGAACCAAGCCGCTGGGTGTCACCGATGGTCATAGTGGTCAAAGACAGTGGAGATATCCGGCTCTGTATTGACATGCGTCAGTTGAACAGAGCAATACTTCGTGAGACACACCCGTTGCCAACGATCGAGGACATACGATGGAGGTTGAATGGGGCAAAGTATTTTTCCCGACTCGATATTAAGGATGCCTTTCATCAACTCCAGCTCGACGATGAGAGTAAGCATCTGACGACTTTCATAACCCACCGCGGACTTTTTCGATACAAGCGTCTAGTCTTCGGCATTTCGTGTGCACCGGAGATGTTTCAGAAGATTCTCGAACAGATTCTGGCAGATTGTGAGAACACGGTGAACTTTATCGATGATATTATTGTCACAGGTAGGTCTGAAGCAGAACATGACGCGGCTCTTCAGAAAGTTCTCAAGAAACTCGGAGAATACGGGATTCTTCTGAATCAAGCGAAGTGTGCTTTCAAGCTCGACGAAATTGAATTTATTGGCCAGCGGTTTAACCAAAGTGGGATGATACCTTCTAAAACGAAAATTGAAGCCATTCAAACGTTTCGTCCACccagaagctgtgaagaagttcGTAGTTTCCTAGGACTCGTAAACTACGTGGGATCCTTTATTCCGAACTTAGCGACGATTTCCTTTCCGCTCCGTGAACTAATCAAGAGTAACTCGACCTTCATCTGGGAACGGGATCAGGAACTTGCATTCAACGAACTCATTCGGCTGGTTGGCAATATTGAGACACTGGCTCACTTCGATCCCCGACTTAAAACTAGGGTAGTGGCGGATGCGTCACCAGTGGGATTAGGGGCGGTGCTGCTTCAATTTCATGAAGGACATCCCAAAGTCGTCGCTTATGCTAGCAAAAGCCTAACTAGTACGGAATGTAGATACGCGCAAACGGAAAAGGAATCCTTGGCCTTAGTTTGGGCTGTGGAGCGATTCCAGATTTATCTTTTCGGGATACGGTTTGAGCTTGAAACCGATCACAAACCCCTCGAATCGATCTTCACTCCGACTTCGTCTCCTTGTTTGCGTATTGAGCGCTGGGTCCTGCGGCTTCAAGCATTCAGCTATGACATCGTCTATCGTAAGGGAAAGTCTAATATTGCAGACCCTCTATCGCGTCTGTCTCGTCCTGCAGAGATCGAAGAGTTCGATCCGGATTCCGATGTGTACATAAGAAATGTCGTGGAACATACAGCCGTCGACGTTCATGAAGTTGAGGTTGCTTCTTCGCACGATCCTGAAATACAAGCATTGAGGGAATGTTTAGAAAAGGGAATTTGGAACTACGCTAATGACCTGTTGAAACCTTATCAGGCGTTTCGATTGGAATTCGGCACAGTTGGAGATATGGTTGTTCGGGGAAGTAAGCTCGTTATACCTCGAAGCCTTAGGCAGAGACTGCTTGAACTGGGTCATGAAGGGCATCCCGGGCGAACAAAAATGCAACAACGTCTAAGAAGTACATGCTGGTGGCCAGGAATGGATGATTCAATTGTCCGGATGATCGATAAGTGCTCGGGATGTAGGTTGGTTAGCCAGCCGGACCGACCAGAACCCATGATGAGAAGAGCTCTTCCGGAGAAGCCGTGGGTGGACGTTGCGATCGACTTCCTtgggccacttccgtcgggagaATACTTGTTGGTGATTATCGACTATTTTAGTCGATATAAGGAGGTTGAGATCCTTCGAAAAATCACAGCAAGTGAGACAGCTGAGCGACTGGAAAAAATATTTGTGAGGCTTGGATATCCGAGAACCATTACTCTCGACAACGGTAGACAGTTTGTGAGTACATATTTCGACCAGTACTGCAAGCAACGTGGAATAATACTGAATAAGACGACCCCATACTGGCCACAAGAAAACGGCCTCGTGGAGCGCCAAAACCGGTCACTAGTAAAAAGGCTCAAAATTAGCCAAGCTTTAAATAGTGATTGGAAGGCCGATTTGAACACGTATCTTTCTATGTACTACGCTACGCCTCACAGCACAACGGGCAAAACCCCAAGCGAGCTGATGTTCGGCCGGACTATCCGGACTAAAATACCATCGCTTCAAGACGTCAGCACCGATGCTACACAGTGTTCTACGGACTACAGGGATAGAGACATACAGATGAAGGAGAAGGGAAGGATAACTGAGGACCAACAGCGGAAAGCAAAGCCTTCGGACATTGTTACGGGAGACAAGGTTCTGATGAAAAATGTCATTCCCGGTAACAAGCTTACCCCTACATTCAACCCCACTGTTATGACAGTTGTTGATAAACATGGGCCACGTGTAACGGTCCTGGATCAGGAATCCGGAAGGTCCTTTGACAGGAATTCAAGCCACTTGAAAAAGATAAATGATAACAGAAACGGAACATCATCCAACGAGGCTCCATCGGATATGCTGCAGCAGGAAGACACGGGGCTTCAGGATCCGATTAATGAGCAGGACGGGAAACGGGTTGCTAGTCCGGAGCCCATAGTCGAGGCAGATATAACAGGACGCAGCCGACCACAACGTGTAATCAAACGACCAAGCCGATTCATGCAGTGATTGATTGATGGAATATTTTTATTAACATTAAGTACTTGATGAATATATCCTTTTGTAATCTTTGAATATTATTATCTAAAACAAGGGGAGATGTGGTGATAGGTCTGTAACCAATCTATGGTAAAGCTCTGTAAGCATACGAAAAAGAATAATAAATGTAGCTAATCAGTGAAGCGTCTCGTGTTTGATCTAGCGTGCTTTCCCTATCACACATTCCATTAAAAATAGGATGTTTTCTAGTTTTGAGTTCATTGAAGGTTCTTCCGAGTTGTTATAAAATAGTACATAGAAATACCGTCTATCCAAGCGTCTATCCCCATTAATTTGATCGTTTATAATTGAACACTTCCTAATTCGACttccgctaatctgcacatcgttcacaCTAACAACAGTTCAAACGTAATGCTGCTCTAGAAACGAGTTGTAACGAAACGCAGGAtcaaaataaaacaacaaatAATATTACCAGCACGGTGTTTTTGACACCCCTAGGgaaactagaagttcaaattaaaatgatcccTTTTATAATAGatatattaattaattaataatatTATATTATAGCTTTCATGAGAAGTTGTTCAAACTAACGGCAGTTGacgataggctgttctttcaaggcaTAAGCATATAACAAAATCAAAGTATTACCCGTCTCGGACTTTAAagtttttcggcctaatgacccattcGGCTTGATGTACATCGGccatagggagcgtccataaatgacgtagcattttaggggggaggggagtctgggattgtgtgacgagtCATGTATTAGGTGTGAGAAAACATGCTACGAGTGGGGactaaaaaatcagctaaaaattCTACGTCATTTATGAAAGCTCCCTTACGTGCTTCGACTCTTTGACCCATCTCCTTTTTGAACACTTTCCGTTTTAAATGCTGATTGCTGCCTGTAACTCTCAAAGGTAAGAAGGTTCATGTCTCATGAGGTAATGCAAAGCATGGTTGTCGATATTTAAGTTTTTTGCTTTCTTATTCTGAAATTATTACGGTACTATTGTATAAGTCTAtaggttgtttttgttttcaatgattttacTATTCAATGTGACTCCAAGTAATCTGCCTTTCTTCTCAAgagggttcaccaagttctcttaaATTGCTAGATGACGAACTTTAAAATGGGTCAGTTCTGCTGTGGGGCTGGGGACGATTTTCGTAGTCAGATATTCTTTAAAGTATGTAGTCAGAATGTGTCTTTGAGAAACTTCACTTACGTCAAAATAGATCGATTTAGATTTGAATGATTTCATGATTTTAGGTAGTCCATGAGATGTTCTTTAAAGTGCTTTAGtagggttcaccaagtcctcttaaaTCGCTAGGTGATGCACAATACGTCTACTTTGAAAAAGCTTCCTTTTCCTTGAATAATTTATGTGGTTTATGAATAATTTTTGTGGTATTGGAGTTATTTTTTAAAGTACTCAAATATTGTATTTTAAAAGGGTCATCTAGTCCACTTAAATTGTTAGGTTACTCAATAaccgttttcttttttttttgctaagaaGGAGTTTGTAGTCCTTGAGATGTTCTTTAAAGTGCtttaaaaaggttcaccaagtcctcttaaaTCGCTAGGTGATGCTAGCTCGCGGTTGCCTTGAATAATTTTTGTGGTATATGAGATATTCTTTCAAGTACTCAAATATtgctttttaaaagattcatcaaGTCCTCTTAAATCGCTAAGTGACACAATATCCTTTAACTTCTTTGCTTTATGCTTAAGTAGTTAAGAAGGCTCACCAACTCCTCTCAAATCGCCAGGTGATGCATAACAcgtctactttgaaaaaaaatccgttttCCTCCTTGCTTAGAATGATAAAGGAGTCcttaatatattttttgaatactttAAACTTGTctatgaaggttcaccaagtcctcttataTCGCTAGGTGACGCAATAACCATTTTCTTCCTTGCTTAGAATAATTAAGTAGTCcatgagatattctctaaagtacttattgattgattgatttgtctttattagagagactttcagcccttggctggttcgtctcttactaAAGTACTTAAAATTTGTCTAAGAAGttttaccaagtcctctcaaatcgCTAGGAGACGCACAACACGTCTACTTTGAAAAAGCTTCCTTTTTGGTTTGCATCAAGTACTCAAAATTCGTCTAAGAAAGTTCACCAAGTCCCCTTGAATTGCCAGGTGACGCAATAACCGTTTTCTTCCTTGCATAGAATGATAAAGTAGTccttaagatatttttgaaatacttTAAACTTGTCTATGAAGGTCCACCAAGTCTCCTTGAATTGCCAGGTAACGCAATAATCGTTTTCTTCCTTGCTTAGAATAATTAAGTAGCCCTTGAGATATTCTCTAAAGTACTTAAAATTTGTCtaagaaggtttaccaagtcctctcaactCAAATCGCTAGGTGACGCACAACACGTCTACTTTGAAAAAGCTTCCtttttcctttgcatcaagtactcaaaattcgtctaagaaggttcaccaagtccccttGAATTGCCAGGTGACGCAATAATCGTTTTCTTCCTTGCTTAGAATAATTAAGTAGCCCTTGAGATATTCTCTAAAGTACTTAAAATTTGTCtaagaaggtttaccaagtcctctcaaatcgCTAGGAAACGCACAACACGTCTGCTTTGAAAAAGCTTCCtttttcctttgcatcaagtactcaaaattcgtctaagaaggttcaccaagtccccttGAATTGCCAGGTGACGCAATAACCGTTTTCTTCCTTGATTAGAATAATAAAGGAGTccttaagatatttttgaaatacttTAAACTTGTCTATGAAGGTCCACCAAGTCTCCTTGAATTGCCAGGTAACGCAATAATCGTTTTCTTCCTTGCTTAGAATAATTAAGTAGCCCTTGAGATATTCTCTAAAGTACTTAAAATTTGTCtaagaaggt from Aedes albopictus strain Foshan unplaced genomic scaffold, AalbF5 HiC_scaffold_116, whole genome shotgun sequence includes these protein-coding regions:
- the LOC115270324 gene encoding uncharacterized protein K02A2.6-like, translated to MFDAEIIIPDGDKQLKAISRFYVVENGPQPLLGKTTAKQLGVLLVGLPSQRESVHHVEACRAFPCIRGVKIRIPIDKSVEPVAQRLRRLPLPMLDKVDEKLNELLSKDIIEKVSEPSRWVSPMVIVVKDSGDIRLCIDMRQLNRAILRETHPLPTIEDIRWRLNGAKYFSRLDIKDAFHQLQLDDESKHLTTFITHRGLFRYKRLVFGISCAPEMFQKILEQILADCENTVNFIDDIIVTGRSEAEHDAALQKVLKKLGEYGILLNQAKCAFKLDEIEFIGQRFNQSGMIPSKTKIEAIQTFRPPRSCEEVRSFLGLVNYVGSFIPNLATISFPLRELIKSNSTFIWERDQELAFNELIRLVGNIETLAHFDPRLKTRVVADASPVGLGAVLLQFHEGHPKVVAYASKSLTSTECRYAQTEKESLALVWAVERFQIYLFGIRFELETDHKPLESIFTPTSSPCLRIERWVLRLQAFSYDIVYRKGKSNIADPLSRLSRPAEIEEFDPDSDVYIRNVVEHTAVDVHEVEVASSHDPEIQALRECLEKGIWNYANDLLKPYQAFRLEFGTVGDMVVRGSKLVIPRSLRQRLLELGHEGHPGRTKMQQRLRSTCWWPGMDDSIVRMIDKCSGCRLVSQPDRPEPMMRRALPEKPWVDVAIDFLGPLPSGEYLLVIIDYFSRYKEVEILRKITASETAERLEKIFVRLGYPRTITLDNGRQFVSTYFDQYCKQRGIILNKTTPYWPQENGLVERQNRSLVKRLKISQALNSDWKADLNTYLSMYYATPHSTTGKTPSELMFGRTIRTKIPSLQDVSTDATQCSTDYRDRDIQMKEKGRITEDQQRKAKPSDIVTGDKVLMKNVIPGNKLTPTFNPTVMTVVDKHGPRVTVLDQESGRSFDRNSSHLKKINDNRNGTSSNEAPSDMLQQEDTGLQDPINEQDGKRVASPEPIVEADITGRSRPQRVIKRPSRFMQ